The window TGCATCCAGACCCTTCTCTGGGTCTTTCTGCCATGCCATCCGAGCAGGCCCCAAACCCCAGGGTTGATCCAGTGGACCGACCGGGTGGGCCCAACTCCCTAGGCTCCTCGGAGGGCATCTTCTCCGGTTTCCCCCCAGCTgtctcctctgccctttccctggggCACCCCACCTACTTCTCCAACTGCCTCACCTCCAGCGGTGCCCCCAGCCCCGCCACCTCTGTGTCTCCTTGGCTTCTGCACTCTTGTGATCACACGGTCCTGGGTCCTGACTGTCCTTTTCCCGCTGATTCCGGCGACTCTTCAAACatggggagcggggggggggggggggcagcggataaaacaaaacaaaacaaaacaaaacaaaacaaaacaaaaaccaaatagatccgtccgtgggggggggggggcgggcagacaGGCAGGTTATAGTCAAAGTGGCAACAGCTCATTTATTTAGCCAAAAATAGATACTTTCTTGTACAATTTGGTTcacacatatgtacatttttctgtatatacaaaaaaaaaaaaaaagtcagacactcttATTCTCACTGCAACTCCACCTCCCAAAATCAACCGAACAACATCAACCAGAAAAACCCTCACAAACTCAGCTAATGTAGGGTACAGAAGCCACTTGGGGAGGACTGAGGGAacttggtttatttctttttttttttttctttttctctttttgcttagttttgtttcttaGGTATTCATACACGGACATGCTTACAAGTCATAACTATACAGagagttttgtgtttgtttttttgttttttttttacaattattacaacgattgaaaatttttaaaaataagtactagGAGGAGGAGAGAGCCGATAAGACCAACGCGGCATCCAGGTGGTTCTGGGGCCTGGAAGAGAGAAGCAGTGGTAGCAAAGGAAGTGAGAGTTCGGGGCACCGACGCTGCCTAGGATTTGGGACACCCAACCTGGGACTGAGGCCGGGGGACTGGGAGGTGTCTCAGTGTCAGATGAGGTCCAGCTGTAGATGTTGGGCTTCCGGTTTAACTATAGAAGGTTGGGAAGGAGTAGGGACCCGAGGTCCCGGCTCGAAGACCGCCAGGTGGGCTTCCCAGAGTCGCCGCTGGCCCAGCGGGGGCCCGGGTTCCTACCGCGCGCGCCGCGCCGTACCCTGGGCCGCGCCCGGGTGCCGGGCTGGGATTGCCCGAGGCCTCTCTGGGCCCGCGGGTGCTACGGAGGAGTGTGTGTCTGGTCCCCTTTTTAAAGCACGTCCCGGCTGCATTCCCCGGGGGCAAAAGCCTCCAGTGCTCCGCGTtcgttcctcccccacttgcttgtcCCACCGTCCGCCCCTACCGCGGGGTCTCTTACCGCCTGGGCACGGGCTGGAAAGCCGTCTTGAGTAACTTTTTCTCCACTTCCAAGGCACTACAGCGATCTAAGGCAAgcggggaagaaaaaggagggcCTTTAGAGAGCTCCACGCCGGCACTCAGGGCCGCGGGAGGCGGGCGCGGGGTGGAAAGCGCCCCGCGCCCCCCGGGGTCCTGCCATCTCCGTCCGCCCCGGCGCGACCCCCAGAACCCACCCCCTTCCTCCGCTGCGGCGCTCAGTAGTCACCTGTTCCGCCCTCCGGCTCCGCCGGCCGAGcgaaggcggcggcggcggcggccgggtgGCCCGCGGCTCCGGGAAGTCccagcaggtgtggaggggccGAGCCCAGCAGGGAGAGCGGGTGCGGGCGTGGGCCCGGCGTGGGGCCTGGGAACGGCCGGTTGGTCCAAGCGGGGAACTTGCCCAGCGGCGCCGAGACGAGTCTGTGAGCCGCGGCGGCTGCCGCGGCCGGAGAgagctgcagggctgggggcGCGACGGCTGCCCCCGGGGGAGAACCTCCCGCGCCCGGAGGCGAGCGGCGCGGGTTGTCCGGGCTTGTGGCCGTCTCGGCCAGGGACCAGATCTTGGGCTTCTGCAGGGCTGAGGCGGGCGGTGGTGCGGGAGCGCAGGGGTCCAGGCCTGCAGGAGGCGAGGGCGGAGACGGCAGAACCGCGGCCACCGGCGGTGGCGCCGGGGCCAGACTCAACACGGGCAGTGGACGCTCCTCCAAGCCCTCCGAGCTGTCGTCCGAGTCGCTATTCTTggagtctgaaatgggtctcaggCCGAGGTCGCCGTCCCTGTGTGCCGCCCCAGACAAGGCCAGCTCAGGCCCCGCGGTCGCACCGTCTAAGTTCTCCAAATCGATCTCCTCGTCCTCGTCGTCGTCCGCCAGGCCCTCGCCCCCcgtgtcctcctcctcccccacgagctcctcctcctccagctccagctcgCGCTTGCTGTCTTCTTCGTCCTCCTCCTCGTCTTCCTCCTCGCGCTCGCTCCCGTAAGCGTTGCCCTCCTCGTCGGTGCGGCTGCGGGGCGCCCACGTcatcttgttctctttcttgagGCGCCGGCGCGCGTTGGCGAACCAGGTGGACACCTGGGTGAGGGTCATCTTGGTGATGATGGCCAGCATGATCTTCTCGCCCTTGGTGGGGTAGGGGTTCTTGCGGTGTTCGTTCAGCCAGGCCTTGAGCGTGCTGGTGCTCTCCCGGGTGGCGTTCTTGGGACGGGACGGGTCCCCGAACTGGTACTGGCCATACGGGTAGAAGGCGGGGTGCGGGTGCGGAAACGCGGCGGCCGCGGCCGGATGCTGCACCCCCGGGCTGTCTTTCAGCTCGTACTGCGCGCCCTGTACGCACATGGAGAAGGAAGGGACACGCGCGGAGGGAGCGCGGGTGAGCCCTAGCCGCCCTGGCCGTCGCCGCCTCCACCCTCCCGGCCTGGGCCCCGCTAGTCTACTCCCGCGCGCTCCACCTCGTCCCGCGCCCCAGCTccaaccctccccccgccccactccgGCTCCCTGGGCGCTTACCAGCTGCGGGAAGATGGGCAGCTCGGCGGCGTAGGGCAGAAAGGCACCGTAGCCTTGGGCGGCGGCGGCAGCCGCTGCCGCCGCGGCATAGGGCGCCCCGTACACGGAGGAGAGCACGTTGGACAGGGACCCCGAGGCGGCCAGCTCCGAGGCTCCGGCTCCTGGGCCGCCCCGGGCTCCagcgctgccgccgccgccggcggCCCCCGGGCGCTCGGGTGGGTAGAGCGGGCGGATGTACTGGTATCCGAGCTGGGGGAAGGACATGGTGGCCCGCGGGGCACGGACGGAGAGGGGGCCCGGCCCCCTGGGCCGCCCAGCTCAGCGCCGCCCGCGGGCTCCTGCGCGCATCGGGGGCTGGGCCGGGCTGGGGCCGCGCTGCCTCCCGCGCTGCGCAGCGCTCCGCGTTCGCCTATTGATCTgctccgcggcggcggcggcggcggcggcggcggcggcggcggcgaggagCCAGGTCAGGTCCGAACAGATTGGCGGAGATTCCCGGGGCTCCGGGCTCTGATTGACATTTCTACGGGGCCCGCAAGCCCCTCCTCTCTGCGCCGCGCTCCCTCCTCTCGGCAGTCCGAGCCGCCTCTGCCCGCTCCTCGCTCCtcactgccctcctctccccgAGCAGTGTCGCGCCTCGCTTCCTTCACCCTCCTCTAGTTGGTACTCCCCCTCCTcgcccttcctctcccctccctctcagcGCTCCTCTTCCCCCTAGGATCGCTTCCGCTCCTTCGGGCTCCTTCACTCTCCTGGACGATCGgaaactcttttctctctcctttcccgttctctctattccttttgctcttctcccttttctgctCCCTTCACTCTTTCTTCACCCCTGTTTTTATCTCACTCTCTCTACTCGCACgacactccccccccacccccacccccagccccggctTCGGCGCCCTGGGCTCAGGCGGCCTAAAGTTGGGGACACTTAGGGTGCTGTGCGGGGGGTGTGAGTCCGTGGATCTGTGTCTAAGTCTGTGTGTCCGTCCCcgccctcacctcctcccttgCCCTTCCCCAAATCTCGGGTCTGACGTCGCGCCCTCTTATTCGACTTTTCCTCGCGTCTCCTTCCCGAGTCGCCAATCGCCTGGGCGCCTTCCAGGCGGGGCCGCCCACCCCGGAGGATACGGCGcgctgggcggggcggggcggggcggggacgcGAGCCCGGGCGCTGGGAGTCCTTGCCCGCCCCCTCCGGCCTGCgcggggagggggagcgggaggCGCTGGGGACGCGGGTTAGGACGGGGTCAGCTCGCCCCTCCCCGCTGCCCGCCCACGGtacctctccccccgccccagcgcGGGGCCTGGGTCGGGACCAGATCCTGGTCCAGGGCAGGCGCTGGGGCTTTCCTCGGCCCGGACCCTTTTTCGGCTCGCACCTCTAGACCCCAGGCACTGTCCGCGGCGTAGGAAAAAAGCCAGAAGAATTCGCGAGGGGTGAAGGGGTGCGCCCCGGTCGAATCTTCAAAGGCCATCTCATTGCCCAGGGGAGCGAAACAGACCCCTACCCGGCCACTTTAACGCCTCCTGTGTCCGGGTGCGAATCTCTTCTTAGAAATGGCGGGCTCTGCCTTTGCAGGGACTGAAGTGTGGACACCCggcgcccccccctcccgccccggggATCCTGGGGAGCCACGACTGGGAAGTGGAGCCTGCCGGTGCCCTAAGCGGGTGTGCgatggtggaggagcagagagccgGTGGCTGAGGCTCCAGGAACTTTCCCAGAGCGCTCCGAGAAGTTTGTATATTGGAATTTTCGGTCTGTAGGCATCCTTCCTTTCActaccccttcccctgctccccggTCACCGTGCCAACACGTTTTCTTTCTGTAAGGATCCTATCACCGTCTCGGGTGGGGATGGGAGGCAAGACTTTTGGTCCCACAGGGGAATATTTCCTAAATCAAACCTGAAATCCCAGTATCCGAACGCCCACCTTCACGGATTAGGGCGTGCAGCCGACAGCGGGATTGAAATTCCCGGAATCGTAGAGGCTCTGGGCTAAAAGCTTTAGGCCGCGGCTGCGACTGACGCGCAGGCCAGACCTGCAGCGGTAGCGCTCCGGGGACAACACGGAGGCGGCGACTCTGTCCTGGAGTGGCCAGTTCGGGCTTCGAGGCGGAAACTGGCCGCCGCGCGCTGATGGAGAGGGCAATTGAATCCGAATTCCGTCAGAGTGAGGGGCCGGGGCTATCTTTGGTCCAAGCAGCTTTTGAGGAATGAACTAACTCCCAGTTTTGACCTCGCCcatcactccccccccccacgcccctcccccccgccttcTTTCCACGGGGCTTGGCACCCGGCGGCGGCTCCAGAGAAAAATGGGGTGGAAGACAAGGGAAAGTTTGGGGGCGGCCAGGTTTGGGGTTCAACTGGGGAAACTGACTCGTGTGGCCTTTTCAAATTCCTCAAATCCGGTCGAGCTCTTTCCCACATCCTTCTCTTCCCGATACCGGGCGTTGGCCTTAGCTGGAGTCTCCCCAGACGAGGAGATATCAGGGGAAGCTCTGGCTTTGAAATGTTTCCCCGGAGCCTGATTTCGTTTGCAGTTAAACCTCGAAGCCAAATGGCATAGGGAGTCCTGGGGCTCACCTTCTCGCGGAAGATTTCAGGGGTGACAAAATTGAGGGTAACATTATTTCCCGGACTGTTTCCTAGGTGTCAGACCTCGAGCCTCGACGGCCCTGAACCCTAGAGTTTGTGCAAAGTGGTGGCGCCAGACCGGAGCGAGCCAAGAGCTAGGTTCCGAGGTGGGGGGACTCTGGGGCTGCGCTGTAAATGCCCGGATGAAACGCTCGCTATTGAACTCAGCTCTTCCAGAAGGATAAGAGAAAAACCATGAGCCCCGGAGACGCTTCTTCCGCATTAACCAACTCTTGACCTGGCAGCGTGGAGCCAGGCGGGAAAGAGGCCAGGAAAGGGACGAGGCTGTTCTCAGTGACCCAACCACGAAGGTCTAAGGGCGCTCATAGCCCCGAAGGCACCCCCCTCCAACCCCATACGCGTACTCAAGAAGGCGCCCAGGTCCCGGGCGGAAGCGGCCTCTTCGCTACCCTAGTGTCCAGCAGAGATCAGCCCCGCCCTGGCCCCGGCGATCCGCGCTTCGCGTCGGGACTCAGCGTCGTAGGCGGCCGAGCCCCGACGTGGCACTGGCTCCCCAACTCGACCGGGCCAACGGAACCCGGCTCCGGACTGAACTCTGGGGTTCGAGGACAGCCGAACCATTTCCAG is drawn from Felis catus isolate Fca126 chromosome E2, F.catus_Fca126_mat1.0, whole genome shotgun sequence and contains these coding sequences:
- the IRX3 gene encoding iroquois-class homeodomain protein IRX-3 → MSFPQLGYQYIRPLYPPERPGAAGGGGSAGARGGPGAGASELAASGSLSNVLSSVYGAPYAAAAAAAAAAQGYGAFLPYAAELPIFPQLGAQYELKDSPGVQHPAAAAAFPHPHPAFYPYGQYQFGDPSRPKNATRESTSTLKAWLNEHRKNPYPTKGEKIMLAIITKMTLTQVSTWFANARRRLKKENKMTWAPRSRTDEEGNAYGSEREEEDEEEDEEDSKRELELEEEELVGEEEDTGGEGLADDDEDEEIDLENLDGATAGPELALSGAAHRDGDLGLRPISDSKNSDSDDSSEGLEERPLPVLSLAPAPPPVAAVLPSPPSPPAGLDPCAPAPPPASALQKPKIWSLAETATSPDNPRRSPPGAGGSPPGAAVAPPALQLSPAAAAAAAHRLVSAPLGKFPAWTNRPFPGPTPGPRPHPLSLLGSAPPHLLGLPGAAGHPAAAAAAFARPAEPEGGTDRCSALEVEKKLLKTAFQPVPRRPQNHLDAALVLSALSSS